The genomic window CTCTGGAAGGCCGAGGAACTCGGCTACACCGTTCTTCAGGGGTCGGCTTTCTACGCCCTCTTCAACCTCGTCTACGCCATTTCGGCCTATCCGATAGGGGTTTACTCCGACAGGGTAAGCAAGAAGGCCCTCATTGGCGTCGGTTTCCTCCTCTCGGCGTTGGCGAGTCTCTGCTTCGCCCTTGCAGAGGGTTTGGTTCTTCTCATAGTGGCCTTCGTCCTCTACGGCCTCTACATGGCAGTGATGGACACCGTTCCAAGGGCCTACATGGCCGAACTCGCTAGGGACTACGAAAAGGGAACTGTTATAGGGGCCTACCACACGGTGGTTGGGCTCTTTGCCTTTCCGGCTTCGCTGATTGCCGGCTACCTCTGGAGCGCCTATTCCTTAACCTATAGCTTCCTCTTTGCCTCCGTCATGTCATTTCTGGCATTCATTCTGCTCCAGTTTGATTGACGTTCTGCCAATTTTTTCTGCTCGTTTTTGTTCATTTCCCGTCAAAAAGACTAAAAAACCTTGGGTCTATTGGATACGGGTGGTGAGATGAGAATTCTAATCATCGGTACCGGCGGGACCATAGCGAGCACAAAGACCGAGAGGGGTTACAAGGCGAAGCTAACTGCCCGAGAAATCCTCAAGCTTGCCCGAATTAGTGGAAACGGGGTTAGTATTGATACCCGGGATGTTCTGAACCTTGACAGTACTCTAATCCAGCCAGAGGACTGGGTGACCATCGGAAAGGCCGTTTACGAGAACATTGACGAATACGATGGAATCGTAATAACCCACGGGACCGACACTCTAGCTTATACCTCCTCAGCTTTAAGCTTCATGCTGAGAAACGTCCCGATTCCCGTGGTTTTAACCGGCTCGATGCTCCCGATAACCGAGCCCAACAGCGACGCGCCGAGGAACCTGAAAACTACTTTGACGTTTGCCATTAATGGCTTCCCCGGGATATACGTGGCCTTTATGGACAAAATAATGCTCGGAACGAGGGTTTCGAAGGTTCACTCCCTTGGTCTGAACGCTTTCCAGAGCATCAATTACCCCGACATAGCTTACGTCAAAGGAAACGAAATCGTCGTGAGGCACAGGCCGGATATTCCCCAAGGAAAGCCCGCCTTTGACCCCTCCTTCGACCCGAACGTCGTTCACGTAAGGTTAACCCCAGGTCTTTCCCCAGAGGTCTTCCTTGCAATCTCTGAGAACGTTCATGGAATCGTCCTTGAGGGCTACGGCGCCGGAGGAATCCCTTACAGGGGTCGGAACCTCCTTGAGGCAGTTTCGAAGGTTGCCCCCGAGAAGCCCGTGGTCATGACAACGCAGGCTCTCTACGGGGGTGTAGACCTCACGAGGTATGAAGTTGGCAGGAGGGCTCTTGAAGCTGGAGTAATCCCAGCTGGAGACATGACTAAGGAAGCAACTCTTGTGAAACTGATGTATGCCCTTGGAAAAACGAGGAACGTTAATGAGGTTAAGGAAATAATTGAGAAAAACATCGCCGGGGAAATCAGCTCAGCTTTTTGAGTTCTTCGTCACCAATTAGAAGGGGCCTCGTCGCCTCCATTACATAACTGAGCTCCCATCTCACCTCTCCCCTATTCATGAGCTCGGCATAGCGTTTGGCCTTCTCTTCAGCCTCTTCAATGCTGGAAGCCTCAACGATTCTCCTCACGTACCACTTTCTGTCCCCAAAGCGGAGCTTGAACTCGGCAAGGAACATAGGCACCACCGTTTATTGGTTACATGGAAGTTTTAAAATGTTGATGCACTAGGGCTCCACTGCCAAATAAACCCCGCCCCTCTCGAAGGCCTCGAAAACCTTTCCTCCCTCTTTCGTTTTCAGCTCGACGAGGACCCTTTCCGGAGCCTTTTCCACATCAACTTCAACCTTCTGGTTGCTGAGCACCTGAATGAATGCATCTCCAAGCCTCTCGAACTCGAAAACCAGGTTTCTGTCTTCCCATCTCGTTCCCCTGAAGTTGACTCCGCCCATTCTAAAAGTTACCTCGAGAACAATTTTCAAAGCACTCACCGGGATGAATAGAAAAAGGAAGTTAAAAACATTTGCAGGTTCATTCCTTTCTCTTCAGCTTCACGACCTGCTTTGCAAACTCCTCCAAAACCTCTTTTCTCATGCCTTCAAAGAACTTAATAGAACCCGCGTAGCTGTGGCCGCCGCCTTCTATTCCAGCACTCGGCAGTTTCTCCTGGAGTTTTGGAATTATTGCGTTTAAGTCGAAGTCGTATGAGGCCATCCCATCGCTGGCCCTCACCACGGCAAAGTCTGGACCATAAGCGAGCGTTAAGATTGGACTGTCCTCGCCGTACTTCTCCTTGAAGTGGTCGTGTATCAGACCGGAGAGCTTGCCAGGGGAGGGGTAGGAGAACTTCGGTGCGAAGAGCTCTACATCAATCGTGTTGAACCTTATGCCGTTTGGAAGAACGACGCTCTTGACGTGAGGCAGGGAAGCCTTTAGGGCTTTCTCCTGCTTCTCCTTCACCTCCGGGTAAATCGCGTTTATGAGCTCGCGGTGCCTCTGCAGGTTGCCTGTCAGGAGGAGAATCTCGTCTATGATTCCGTGCCCATCCATGAACTTCCAGTAGAAGGCCTCGTGGTCTATTACCTCGGCTATTTTCTTCAAATCCTCCTCGGTCAGGCCCTTGGCCTTCTTCGCTATCTCAAGGTACTGGTAGAATTCAGGAGCTTTACTCCTGTCGCCTGTGCCAGCTATCGCAGGTAGGTGCTTTATCTTGTCCTCCACCTTGGGGTTGATGAAGCGAGCCACTTCCGTAGCAAGCATTCCTGCCGTTAATTCGTAGTAGCCCCTCTTGACGTGGTGGGGATTGACGTGAACATCGACGTATTCGTCAACCCTGGCCTTGTCCTCGCTAATCCACTCCCTCGGGTCGTGGTGGTCGATGACCACAATCGGAACGCCGTAGGCCCTTATGCGCTTGTACGCTGGAATGTCTTCGCTGGTTCCGCCGTTGTCCACGATGACAACCAAAGGCAGAGGGTCGCCGAACTTCTCATGGTCCTCAATCATAAAGATTATGTCCTTGAGTACATCTTCAAGCTCGTAGAAAGGCGCCCTGCTCGGCCTTCTCTTGAAGAGCTTCCACCTCGCCTGCGGGT from Thermococcus sp. includes these protein-coding regions:
- a CDS encoding asparaginase; protein product: MRILIIGTGGTIASTKTERGYKAKLTAREILKLARISGNGVSIDTRDVLNLDSTLIQPEDWVTIGKAVYENIDEYDGIVITHGTDTLAYTSSALSFMLRNVPIPVVLTGSMLPITEPNSDAPRNLKTTLTFAINGFPGIYVAFMDKIMLGTRVSKVHSLGLNAFQSINYPDIAYVKGNEIVVRHRPDIPQGKPAFDPSFDPNVVHVRLTPGLSPEVFLAISENVHGIVLEGYGAGGIPYRGRNLLEAVSKVAPEKPVVMTTQALYGGVDLTRYEVGRRALEAGVIPAGDMTKEATLVKLMYALGKTRNVNEVKEIIEKNIAGEISSAF